A genome region from Penaeus vannamei isolate JL-2024 chromosome 20, ASM4276789v1, whole genome shotgun sequence includes the following:
- the LOC138865193 gene encoding probable serine/threonine-protein kinase irlF, which yields MYHVTQCHRQGHRYSNQGCILYVLFTNGLSNPNRRIRNSRRIRNSRRIRNSRKESETAEESDTAGESETAEKNQKLQENQKQQKNQIQQENQKQQKRIRNSRRIRNRRKESETAEESETDEESETAEKNQKQQNNHKQHKRIINSRRIRYSRRIRNSRKESETAEESETEEENQKQQKKNQKQQKKNQKQQKRIRNCRKESGTKQQKNNQKQQKKNQIQQKRIRHRRKESDTEEKNQKKQKNQKQQKNQKQQKNQKQQKKNQKQQKKNQKQKKRIRNSRRIRNSRKK from the exons ATGTATCACGTCACACAGTGTCATCGGCAAGGCCATCGCTACAGCAACCAGGGGTGCATTCTTTACGTTTTATTTACCAATG GACTTTCAAACCCAAA CAGGAGAATCAGAAACAGCAGAAGAATCAGAAACAGCAGGAGAATCAGAAACAGCAGAAAAGAATCAGAAACAGCAGAAGAATCAGATACAGCAGGGGAATCAGAAACAGCAGAAAAGAATCAGAAACTGCAGGAGAATCAGAAACAGCAGAAGAATCAGATACAGCAGGAAAATCAGAAACAGcaaaaaagaatcagaaacagcagaagaatcagaaacagaagaaaagaatcaGAAACCGCAGAAGAATCAGAAACCGATGAAGAATCAGAAACAGCAGAAAAGAATCAGAAACAACAGAATAATCATAAACAGCATAAAAGAATCATAAACAGCAGAAGAATCAGGTACAGCAGGAGAATCAGAAACAGCAGGAAAGAATCAGAAACAGCAGAAGAatcagaaacagaagaagagaatcagaaacagcagaagaagaatcagaaacaacagaaaaagaatcagaaacagCAGAAAAGAATCAGAAACTGCAGAAAAGAATCAGGAACT AAACAGCAGAAGAATAATCAGAAACAGCAGAAGAAGAATCAGATACAGCAGAAAAGAATCAGACACAGAAGAAAAGAATCAGACACAGaagaaaagaatcagaaaaagcagaagaatcagaaacagcagaagaatcagaaacagcagaagaatcagaaacagcagaagaagaatcagaaacaacagaagaaaaatcagaaacagaagaaaagaatcaGAAACAGCAGAAGAATCAGAAAcagcaggaaaaaataa